Proteins from one Lacrimispora sphenoides genomic window:
- a CDS encoding MFS transporter: MTTLLLIIIYIAFISLGLPDSMLGAAWPTVRADLSLPMAGAGLISMIISGGTIISSILSGKLIQKLGTGKLTLISVFITAMALLGFSFSQSYVWLCLMAIPLGLGAGAVDAALNNFVALHFSVRHMSWLHCFWGIGATAGPAIMSVAISHNGSWQKGYFSVAIIQIFLVIILLVSLPLWRLFGKGREESIIEENQSQYVFQMPGIRSALLGFFCYCALEATTGLWGASYLVQAKGVSSDVAAGWISVFYLGITIGRLVNGFITAKWSNPMLIRGGQFIIGIGAVLLLISNQYVNLLGFILIGMGCAPIYPSMLHETPVRFGKNNSSKLMGVQMAFAYIGTMLVPPAIGVLSSVVGIQFYPIFIMVLLITMFVSSEKINKIVARRA; this comes from the coding sequence ATGACGACATTATTATTGATTATTATCTATATTGCATTTATCAGCTTGGGGCTTCCTGATTCTATGCTTGGCGCTGCATGGCCAACGGTCCGGGCTGATTTATCCCTGCCAATGGCCGGGGCAGGATTAATCTCCATGATTATATCCGGGGGAACCATAATCTCAAGTATTCTGAGTGGGAAACTGATTCAAAAACTTGGTACTGGCAAACTCACATTAATCAGTGTATTTATAACAGCCATGGCTTTGCTGGGTTTTTCCTTTAGCCAAAGCTATGTATGGTTATGTCTGATGGCAATTCCATTAGGACTAGGAGCAGGGGCCGTAGATGCTGCTTTAAATAATTTTGTGGCTTTGCATTTTTCGGTTAGACATATGAGTTGGCTTCATTGTTTCTGGGGAATTGGTGCAACTGCTGGTCCCGCTATTATGTCAGTTGCCATTTCCCATAACGGGTCGTGGCAAAAGGGTTATTTTTCTGTTGCAATTATTCAGATTTTTTTAGTGATTATTTTGCTGGTTTCATTGCCGCTTTGGAGATTGTTTGGTAAAGGTCGGGAAGAAAGTATAATTGAAGAAAATCAAAGCCAGTATGTATTTCAAATGCCGGGGATACGCTCAGCACTTCTTGGTTTCTTTTGTTATTGTGCATTAGAGGCTACCACCGGTTTATGGGGCGCCAGTTATCTGGTGCAGGCAAAAGGTGTTTCTTCTGATGTTGCCGCGGGTTGGATATCCGTATTTTACCTTGGCATCACCATAGGCAGGTTAGTCAATGGGTTTATTACTGCCAAGTGGAGTAATCCTATGTTGATTCGAGGTGGTCAATTTATCATTGGTATTGGGGCTGTCTTATTACTGATTTCCAATCAATATGTCAACTTACTGGGATTTATTCTGATTGGAATGGGATGTGCACCTATTTATCCTTCTATGTTGCATGAAACGCCGGTCCGTTTTGGCAAAAACAATTCAAGTAAACTGATGGGTGTGCAAATGGCGTTTGCTTACATTGGAACGATGCTGGTGCCACCAGCAATCGGGGTATTATCAAGTGTGGTGGGGATACAGTTCTATCCCATATTTATTATGGTGTTACTCATAACGATGTTTGTTAGCAGTGAGAAAATTAATAAAATCGTAGCAAGGAGGGCTTGA
- a CDS encoding PHP domain-containing protein: MSNQLDLHMHSNISNDGEYSPSQLMQLCKQHGLKTVALADHNSVRGIEDAQKSANELGIEFIRAIELDCQFEGVNLHLLGYGIDPTVPEFEKNEMDILKKEQDASSKLIHLVQDLGIHLVIEAVLDLAIEGVVTGEMIAEVALEDKRNQNNPLLEPYRKNGKRSDNPYVNFYWDFCSQGKPAYVPIQFLGLNEAIQLIRKARGIAVLAHPGINIGQDQKILEGIVSCGIDGMEVYSSYHDESMVAFYSKQAEKFHLLKTMGSDFHGKTKPAIKLGYMSCHEEIDIYQQFKKKLHEASL, encoded by the coding sequence ATGTCTAATCAGTTAGATTTACATATGCATTCCAATATTAGCAACGATGGGGAATACTCGCCATCACAACTCATGCAGCTGTGTAAACAACATGGTTTAAAAACGGTTGCATTAGCTGACCACAATTCCGTACGAGGGATCGAAGATGCTCAGAAATCAGCAAATGAATTAGGGATCGAATTTATTCGTGCTATTGAGCTTGACTGTCAATTTGAAGGCGTTAATCTGCATCTTTTGGGATATGGGATTGATCCAACAGTACCTGAATTTGAAAAAAATGAAATGGATATCTTAAAGAAAGAACAAGATGCTTCTTCAAAACTAATACATCTAGTGCAGGATTTAGGTATTCATCTTGTAATAGAAGCAGTTTTGGATCTTGCCATAGAAGGTGTAGTGACAGGTGAAATGATTGCTGAAGTTGCTCTGGAAGATAAAAGAAATCAGAACAATCCTCTTCTGGAACCATATCGAAAGAACGGGAAGCGTAGTGATAATCCTTATGTGAATTTTTATTGGGACTTTTGCTCCCAAGGGAAGCCGGCTTATGTACCTATTCAGTTTCTTGGGCTGAACGAAGCCATACAATTGATTAGAAAAGCAAGAGGTATAGCTGTTCTTGCTCACCCAGGGATTAATATCGGGCAGGATCAGAAGATTCTGGAAGGCATTGTTTCTTGTGGTATTGATGGGATGGAAGTATACAGTAGTTATCATGATGAAAGCATGGTTGCTTTTTACAGTAAGCAGGCTGAAAAATTTCATTTACTGAAAACAATGGGCAGCGATTTTCATGGGAAAACAAAGCCGGCAATCAAACTGGGGTATATGAGCTGCCATGAAGAAATAGATATTTATCAACAATTCAAGAAAAAACTTCATGAGGCGTCGTTATAA
- a CDS encoding TetR/AcrR family transcriptional regulator has translation MKKEEKTERTKQKILAAAMEEFGANGYAGASLNNICSAGIPKGLLYHNFKNKDAIYLACVGQCFSTLTEYLRAADIGSDLQKYMDARLRFFHEHEQETRLFFETIFQPPEALCDQLTGLRQEFDQLNAELYQKILDSLKLRQGVTREEAMAYFAIMQNMFNGYFSSPACRNMSFSDRMTAHETNLTKLLDFMLYGIVERGNEK, from the coding sequence ATGAAAAAAGAAGAGAAAACCGAACGAACCAAGCAAAAAATATTAGCAGCAGCGATGGAAGAATTCGGTGCGAACGGTTATGCAGGAGCATCGCTAAATAATATTTGCAGCGCTGGAATTCCCAAAGGTTTGCTTTATCACAATTTTAAGAATAAAGATGCCATCTATCTTGCCTGCGTTGGGCAGTGTTTTTCCACTTTAACGGAATATCTAAGAGCTGCCGATATCGGAAGTGACTTACAGAAGTATATGGACGCCCGACTGCGGTTCTTTCATGAGCATGAGCAGGAAACTCGTCTATTTTTTGAAACGATTTTCCAGCCGCCGGAGGCATTGTGTGATCAGCTTACGGGTTTACGGCAGGAATTTGACCAATTAAATGCTGAATTGTATCAAAAAATTCTGGATTCTCTTAAGTTGCGGCAGGGCGTTACCCGTGAGGAAGCCATGGCCTATTTTGCCATCATGCAAAATATGTTTAACGGCTATTTCAGCAGCCCAGCCTGCCGTAATATGTCTTTTTCAGACCGCATGACTGCACATGAAACCAATCTTACGAAACTGCTTGATTTTATGCTTTATGGCATTGTAGAAAGAGGAAATGAAAAATGA
- a CDS encoding cation:proton antiporter has translation MIMLLLRWIAAIVLAFFMGKLVSKLKLPSILGWLIAGMILGPHALKLIPQALMDGVKYQAIVHVLECAVGLMIGTELVWSRMKEYGKALIITTLTQSLGTFILVSAVFTIIFAVSGIPIYLAFIFGGIALATAPAPALSIVREFHTDGPVTKTLIPMAALDDMVGVIVFFTTIAIVARKVTGGNMPIYMIPVMIFLPLLIGTVTGLPAGLLLKKERSKPLTLFILIGLILVTAFIGFVCNTYLMRSPLLNFMLMGMAFSAAFSNLVTEERLEQIVRDFNPFLSGSMVIVILNLGAPLDYHAILGAGLFTFIYIVSRALGKYYGARLGAKATGLPDTVQKYLGFTLLPHSGVSLVFTGIAVSVLAAPAPECAKIIQGTIAAAAVINEVIAVITAKKGFEWAGEFHGFNSNLQGRNT, from the coding sequence ATGATAATGCTCTTACTCCGGTGGATTGCCGCCATTGTTCTTGCCTTTTTTATGGGCAAGCTGGTTTCCAAATTAAAGCTCCCCTCTATTCTCGGCTGGCTTATCGCCGGAATGATTTTAGGTCCCCATGCACTGAAGCTGATACCGCAAGCCCTTATGGACGGCGTAAAGTATCAGGCAATCGTTCATGTGTTGGAGTGCGCCGTCGGCCTGATGATTGGCACAGAACTTGTCTGGAGCCGTATGAAAGAATACGGTAAAGCCTTGATCATCACCACGTTGACCCAGTCCCTCGGCACGTTCATCTTGGTGTCTGCTGTTTTCACAATCATCTTTGCCGTCAGCGGCATTCCGATTTATCTGGCATTTATTTTTGGCGGCATCGCGCTGGCCACGGCACCTGCACCTGCACTCTCCATCGTGCGGGAATTTCATACCGATGGCCCTGTAACCAAAACGCTGATTCCCATGGCAGCACTGGACGACATGGTCGGGGTGATCGTATTTTTTACCACAATCGCCATTGTTGCAAGAAAAGTTACTGGTGGCAATATGCCGATTTACATGATTCCAGTAATGATTTTCCTGCCGCTGCTGATTGGCACTGTCACTGGTCTGCCCGCAGGATTGCTGTTAAAAAAGGAACGCTCCAAACCGCTGACTCTCTTTATCCTCATTGGGCTGATCCTGGTGACTGCGTTCATTGGCTTTGTCTGTAATACCTATCTGATGAGGTCTCCGTTACTCAATTTTATGCTGATGGGGATGGCATTTTCGGCAGCCTTTTCCAACCTGGTAACTGAAGAACGTCTGGAGCAGATTGTCCGTGATTTCAATCCGTTTCTCAGTGGTTCCATGGTTATTGTGATTTTGAATCTCGGTGCACCGCTGGATTATCATGCGATTCTCGGTGCAGGACTGTTTACTTTTATCTATATTGTCTCACGCGCACTTGGAAAGTATTACGGGGCACGTCTCGGTGCGAAAGCAACCGGTCTTCCTGATACCGTGCAGAAATATCTTGGTTTTACGCTTTTACCTCATTCCGGTGTTTCGCTGGTATTTACAGGAATCGCTGTTTCTGTTTTAGCGGCTCCCGCGCCGGAGTGCGCAAAAATCATTCAAGGCACGATTGCGGCCGCAGCGGTAATCAATGAGGTTATCGCCGTCATTACAGCGAAGAAGGGCTTTGAATGGGCAGGCGAATTTCACGGCTTTAATTCTAACTTACAGGGACGGAACACTTGA
- a CDS encoding MarR family winged helix-turn-helix transcriptional regulator — translation MSSIEELVDSLGELMSRGKVMDEFNRSGKGEIFILRYLYTKESPASPSELSEALNSSTARISAALRTLEKKGQIHREIDTTNRRFILVTITEEGRERIRANMQRMQNHLIQVLTVMGEKDAREFVRLSTRFFEIAQRTMPDPFE, via the coding sequence TTGAGTAGTATAGAAGAATTGGTCGATTCATTGGGTGAGCTGATGTCCCGTGGAAAAGTCATGGATGAATTTAATCGTTCTGGAAAAGGCGAAATTTTCATTTTAAGATATCTTTATACGAAAGAATCACCTGCATCGCCATCTGAATTGAGTGAGGCGCTGAACAGCAGTACGGCCAGAATCTCTGCGGCACTCCGTACCCTCGAAAAGAAAGGGCAGATTCACCGTGAAATCGACACCACGAACAGACGCTTTATTTTGGTTACGATTACGGAAGAAGGTCGTGAACGGATTCGGGCAAACATGCAGCGAATGCAAAATCATTTGATTCAAGTATTAACTGTGATGGGTGAAAAAGACGCAAGAGAATTTGTACGTCTCTCCACGCGGTTCTTTGAGATCGCCCAGCGCACGATGCCAGATCCTTTTGAATAG
- a CDS encoding ABC transporter ATP-binding protein — protein MIRIFKYLKPKEWLMALFSLIFVMVQVWLDLKSPDYMSEITMLVQTPGSAMSEIWLAGGKMLLCTLGSLASAVIVGYFAARIAAAFSKRLRSLLFNKVESFSMEEINRFSTDSLITRSTNDITQIQTLITMGLMLIIKAPIMAVWAITKIAGKGFEWSLATGAAVAILVVMIGIIMIFVIPKFKKMQALTDNMNRVTRENLTGLRVVRAYNAEDYQEKKFEEANEELTGTQLYTSRATAIMMPVMNMIMSGLSLSIYWIGAYLINAAQMTDKLTLFSNMVVFSSYAMQVVMSFLMLVMIFIMLPRASVSAKRINEVLDTEPTILDGSHTNGVPGLKGEVTFQHVGFKYPDAADYVLEDVNFTVKQGETIAFIGSTGSGKSTLINLVPRFFDATEGEILIDGVNIKEYTQEALHNKIGYVPQKAVLFKGSVSSNVAYGDNGGNGFSEHEIKKAVAIAQGTDFVERMEGGYEADIAQGGTNVSGGQKQRLAIARAVCRKPEIYIFDDSFSALDYKTDRILRNVLKKETAGVTSMIVAQRIGTIMDADQIIVLDEGRVVGKGKHKDLLQDCEVYRQIAMSQLSEEELVS, from the coding sequence ATGATTAGAATATTTAAATATCTCAAGCCCAAAGAATGGCTGATGGCTTTATTTAGCTTGATATTTGTGATGGTCCAGGTATGGCTGGATTTAAAATCACCGGATTACATGTCAGAAATAACCATGTTAGTACAAACGCCCGGTAGTGCGATGAGTGAAATTTGGCTTGCTGGGGGTAAAATGCTTCTCTGCACACTCGGCAGTTTGGCAAGTGCTGTTATTGTTGGTTATTTTGCGGCACGGATTGCCGCCGCATTTTCTAAACGTCTGCGCAGTCTGCTTTTTAATAAAGTGGAATCCTTTTCCATGGAGGAAATCAACCGCTTTTCCACGGACAGCTTAATCACCCGTTCAACAAACGATATTACACAGATTCAGACTTTGATTACCATGGGATTAATGCTGATTATAAAAGCTCCGATTATGGCTGTATGGGCAATTACCAAAATCGCTGGAAAGGGTTTTGAATGGTCACTCGCCACAGGCGCGGCGGTTGCAATTTTGGTTGTTATGATTGGTATTATCATGATTTTTGTGATACCGAAATTTAAGAAAATGCAAGCCTTAACAGATAACATGAACCGGGTTACTCGTGAAAATCTGACAGGACTTCGTGTGGTAAGAGCTTATAATGCCGAGGATTATCAAGAAAAGAAGTTTGAAGAAGCGAATGAGGAATTAACCGGTACCCAGTTGTATACAAGCCGTGCTACGGCAATTATGATGCCGGTCATGAACATGATTATGAGTGGACTGTCCCTTTCCATCTATTGGATTGGCGCCTACTTAATTAATGCGGCGCAGATGACGGATAAACTGACGCTGTTTTCTAACATGGTCGTCTTCTCCAGCTATGCGATGCAGGTTGTTATGTCATTTTTGATGTTGGTCATGATTTTCATCATGCTTCCCCGTGCCAGTGTTTCCGCTAAGCGAATCAATGAAGTGCTGGACACCGAGCCTACAATCCTTGATGGCAGCCATACAAATGGAGTCCCTGGTTTGAAAGGTGAGGTTACGTTTCAACATGTGGGCTTCAAATATCCGGATGCGGCGGATTATGTGCTGGAGGATGTGAACTTTACGGTAAAGCAGGGGGAAACGATTGCATTTATCGGCTCCACAGGAAGTGGTAAATCAACACTGATAAACCTTGTGCCGCGCTTTTTTGATGCGACAGAAGGAGAAATCCTGATTGACGGTGTGAATATTAAGGAGTATACACAGGAGGCACTCCACAATAAAATTGGTTACGTGCCCCAGAAAGCGGTTCTATTCAAGGGGTCGGTTTCGTCCAATGTGGCATACGGAGATAATGGTGGCAATGGATTTTCTGAGCACGAAATCAAAAAAGCTGTTGCAATTGCACAGGGAACGGATTTTGTTGAGCGTATGGAGGGTGGCTATGAAGCAGACATTGCCCAGGGCGGTACCAATGTGTCCGGCGGGCAGAAACAGCGGCTTGCCATTGCCCGCGCGGTCTGTCGAAAGCCGGAAATCTATATATTTGATGATTCCTTTTCAGCATTGGATTATAAGACGGATCGGATTTTGCGTAATGTATTGAAAAAAGAAACAGCAGGTGTGACCAGTATGATTGTGGCACAGCGTATCGGCACGATTATGGATGCTGATCAGATAATCGTACTGGACGAAGGCAGAGTTGTGGGCAAAGGAAAACACAAGGATCTGCTTCAGGACTGTGAGGTATACAGGCAAATTGCCATGAGTCAGTTAAGTGAGGAGGAGCTTGTATCATGA
- a CDS encoding ABC transporter ATP-binding protein, translating to MSEQRTNRKPIAGGPMGQGAVEKPKDFKRTWGKLIAYCKNYMPVVILALVMASIGTVLQIIGPDKLKDMTNEISKGLPSLINGVPVAGAIDFGIIKSIALLLVALYTGSALLNFIQSFMMATVTQKISKNMRTGISQKINKLPLKYFDRVSYGDILSRVTNDVDTIGQTMNQSIGNLVTSVTMLVGTAIMMFYNNWIMALTAVGSSVLGFIIMGVIMSKSQKYFVQQQEDLGVANGHIEEVYSGHNVVKAYNGGKEARCFFENVNESLYNSGWKSQFMSGLMMPLMTFIGNFGYVAVCVVGAALAMNGTISFGVIVAFMLYIRLFTQPLSQIAQAFQNLQRTAAASERVFEFFDEEELSDESQKAKKLTNVKGDVEFRHVKFGYTQEKTIINDFSAQIKAGQKIAIVGPTGAGKTTMVNLLMRFYELDGGEILLDGIPISQVPRENVHEQFCMVLQDTWLFEGTIKENIIYSKPEVTDEQVIAACKAVGLHHFIRTLPQGYDTLLNDRASLSQGQKQLVTIARAMIQNAPMLILDEATSSVDTRTEILIQEAMDKLTVGRTSFVIAHRLSTIKNADLILVMKDGDIIESGNHKELLEKGGFYAELYNSQFEPAA from the coding sequence ATGAGTGAACAAAGAACGAACAGAAAGCCGATAGCCGGAGGTCCTATGGGACAGGGGGCTGTTGAAAAGCCAAAAGATTTTAAAAGGACATGGGGAAAACTGATTGCCTATTGTAAAAATTATATGCCTGTAGTGATTCTCGCTCTTGTTATGGCGTCAATCGGAACAGTGCTGCAAATCATCGGTCCGGATAAACTGAAAGATATGACCAACGAGATCTCAAAAGGATTACCTTCGTTGATCAATGGTGTTCCGGTCGCGGGTGCAATTGATTTTGGTATAATAAAAAGCATTGCATTACTGTTGGTGGCATTATACACAGGTTCAGCGCTCCTCAACTTTATTCAAAGTTTTATGATGGCAACTGTAACACAAAAAATCAGCAAAAATATGCGTACCGGTATATCACAAAAAATCAATAAGCTGCCTTTGAAATATTTTGACCGGGTAAGCTATGGTGATATTCTCAGCAGGGTGACCAATGATGTGGATACCATCGGTCAGACCATGAACCAAAGCATCGGAAATCTGGTTACATCAGTAACCATGCTTGTGGGTACAGCAATTATGATGTTCTACAATAACTGGATTATGGCATTGACTGCTGTGGGTTCGAGTGTTTTGGGATTTATTATCATGGGTGTTATCATGTCAAAATCGCAGAAATATTTCGTTCAGCAGCAAGAAGATCTGGGTGTCGCTAATGGTCATATTGAAGAAGTTTATTCCGGCCATAATGTGGTGAAGGCTTATAACGGCGGAAAAGAGGCCAGATGTTTTTTTGAGAATGTGAACGAGAGCCTGTATAACAGCGGCTGGAAGAGCCAGTTTATGTCCGGATTGATGATGCCGCTTATGACGTTTATCGGTAACTTTGGATATGTGGCCGTCTGTGTGGTAGGTGCGGCGCTGGCTATGAACGGAACCATCAGTTTTGGCGTGATCGTTGCTTTTATGCTGTATATCCGTTTGTTTACCCAACCGCTTTCACAAATTGCTCAGGCATTCCAGAACCTGCAAAGAACCGCTGCTGCCAGTGAGCGCGTGTTTGAGTTCTTTGATGAGGAAGAGCTGTCTGACGAGAGTCAAAAAGCAAAGAAGCTCACCAATGTGAAAGGTGATGTGGAATTCCGTCATGTGAAGTTTGGATATACCCAGGAAAAAACGATTATCAATGACTTTTCAGCTCAAATTAAAGCCGGTCAGAAGATAGCCATTGTGGGACCGACCGGTGCAGGAAAAACAACAATGGTCAATCTGCTGATGCGTTTTTATGAACTGGACGGTGGAGAAATATTGCTGGATGGCATTCCAATCAGCCAGGTGCCAAGAGAGAATGTCCATGAGCAATTTTGTATGGTATTGCAGGATACATGGCTTTTTGAAGGCACCATCAAGGAAAATATTATTTATAGCAAGCCGGAGGTGACAGATGAACAGGTGATTGCTGCTTGCAAGGCAGTAGGTCTTCATCATTTTATTAGAACCTTGCCGCAAGGGTATGACACATTGTTAAATGACAGGGCAAGTCTTTCACAGGGGCAGAAACAGCTTGTTACGATTGCCAGAGCGATGATCCAAAACGCTCCCATGCTGATTCTGGACGAAGCAACAAGTTCTGTGGACACACGCACCGAAATCTTGATTCAGGAAGCTATGGATAAGCTGACGGTAGGACGCACATCCTTTGTCATCGCACACCGCCTGTCCACCATCAAAAATGCCGACCTGATTCTGGTCATGAAAGATGGGGACATTATCGAAAGTGGCAATCATAAGGAACTGTTAGAAAAGGGAGGCTTCTATGCGGAACTTTACAACAGCCAGTTTGAACCTGCTGCATAG
- a CDS encoding LytTR family transcriptional regulator DNA-binding domain-containing protein, with amino-acid sequence MTVYYDNDRFHFYSTIGKIELRLKDHGFVRVHKSYVAAISHIRNFSFKKITLDTGEVLPVGRYYYADLKREMETYAQAGTVV; translated from the coding sequence GTGACCGTTTATTACGACAATGACCGGTTTCATTTTTATTCAACAATAGGAAAAATTGAATTAAGGTTAAAGGATCATGGTTTTGTAAGAGTCCATAAGTCTTATGTGGCAGCAATCTCTCATATTAGGAATTTTTCATTTAAAAAAATAACATTGGATACGGGGGAGGTGCTGCCAGTGGGGAGATACTATTACGCAGATTTGAAACGGGAAATGGAGACATATGCGCAAGCGGGAACAGTGGTGTAG
- a CDS encoding LytR/AlgR family response regulator transcription factor has product MIIAICDDNEKELEQCKKQLELLASIHQVDVVFSLYHKGEELLFRLQGDHKSYPDIIYLDMRMNGIQGDEVARKLRSQGCISEIVFFTVSKDFYTTAFDVKALHYVVKGETTVEKFEDIFMRAVKSVQEKQTEYIMCTGAGEFRKIEIKKIHYFEVTKRIVTVYYGSDQFSFYSTIGKIELRLKDYGFVRIHKSYVVAKSHIGTISFKEIVLDTGERLPVGRYYYAELKREMEEYAETRNVV; this is encoded by the coding sequence GTGATTATCGCAATTTGTGATGATAATGAAAAAGAACTGGAACAATGTAAAAAACAGTTGGAACTGTTAGCGTCAATTCATCAAGTTGATGTGGTGTTTTCCTTATATCACAAAGGTGAAGAACTGCTGTTCCGCTTACAAGGGGATCACAAAAGTTACCCAGACATTATTTATCTAGATATGAGAATGAATGGGATTCAGGGGGATGAGGTCGCCAGAAAGCTGAGAAGTCAAGGGTGTATCAGTGAAATTGTGTTTTTTACAGTTTCTAAAGATTTTTACACCACGGCATTTGATGTTAAAGCATTGCATTATGTTGTGAAAGGAGAAACAACGGTAGAAAAATTCGAAGATATTTTTATGCGAGCGGTAAAATCAGTACAAGAAAAGCAAACGGAATATATTATGTGTACAGGGGCTGGTGAATTCCGAAAGATTGAGATTAAAAAGATTCATTACTTTGAAGTCACAAAACGGATAGTGACCGTTTATTACGGTAGTGACCAGTTTAGCTTCTATTCGACCATTGGAAAAATTGAATTAAGGTTAAAGGATTATGGTTTTGTCAGAATCCATAAGTCTTACGTGGTAGCAAAATCTCATATCGGAACTATTTCTTTTAAAGAAATAGTATTAGATACGGGAGAGAGGCTGCCGGTAGGGAGATACTATTACGCAGAGTTAAAACGGGAAATGGAAGAATACGCTGAAACGAGAAACGTAGTGTAG